The following are from one region of the Nicotiana tabacum cultivar K326 chromosome 3, ASM71507v2, whole genome shotgun sequence genome:
- the LOC107778641 gene encoding transcription factor FER-LIKE IRON DEFICIENCY-INDUCED TRANSCRIPTION FACTOR-like, giving the protein MESANAYSTMPMENVNDVGLINFIDEENFDQFIELIRGETADPIVTFCPNNDYEHITGCFSEANVQFEPASTDFFDWNATNMSDPISLYASLPNEMKLSEEEEGEEEDNDFDESSATTTTTTTTRTVSPATPTKKSTRTDRSRTLVSERKRRGRMKEKLYALRSLVPNITKLDKASVIGDAILYVQGLQTEATKLKIEVAGLESSLNGMNDNKGGAFQNAKKMNFTSYYPAIKKISKMDVFQVEEKGCYVRLVCNKGRHVAASLFKALDSLTGFYVQSSNLATSSDDYILTFTLNVREYEVDINFGNLKLWIASAFLNQGFDFETYPLA; this is encoded by the exons ATGGAGAGTGCTAATGCATACTCAACAATGCCAATGGAAAATGTTAATGATGTGggccttattaatttcattgaCGAAGAAAACTTTGATCAGTTCATTGAGCTCATTAGGGGTGAAACTGCTGACCCCATTGTTACGTTTTGCCCAAACAATGATTATGAGCACATTACTGGTTGTTTCTCTGAGGCCAATGTCCAATTTGAGCCAGCATCCACAGATTTCTTTGATTGGAATGCTACAAATATGTCTGATCCTATTTCGTTATATGCTTCCCTTCCTAATGAAATGAAGCTTagcgaagaagaagaaggagaagaggaagataacgattttgatgaatcttcggcaacaacaacaaccaccaccaccaccaggACGGTGTCGCCGGCAACGCCAACAAAGAAGAGCACGAGGACTGACCGATCAAGAACTCTGGTTTCTGAGCGAAAAAGGAGAGGAAGAATGAAGGAAAAGCTTTACGCCTTGCGTTCTTTAGTTCCTAATATCACAAAG CTGGATAAAGCCTCTGTAATTGGAGATGCAATACTATACGTACAAGGGCTGCAAACAGAAGCTACGAAACTAAAAATAGAAGTAGCAGGTCTTGAGTCATCACTCAACGGAATGAACGATAATAAAGGCGGAGCATTTCAAAATGccaagaaaatgaatttcacGAGCTATTATCCAGCAATCAAGAAAATATCAAAG ATGGACGTTTTCCAAGTAGAAGAAAAAGGATGTTACGTGAGATTAGTGTGCAATAAAGGGCGACATGTTGCAGCTTCTCTATTCAAAGCTCTTGACTCTCTCACTGGATTCTACGTTCAAAGCTCCAACTTGGCTACTTCTTCAGATGATTATATTTTGACGTTCACTCTAAAT GTGAGAGAATATGAGGTGGACATAAACTTTGGCAACTTGAAGTTATGGATAGCTAGTGCTTTTCTTAATCAAGGGTTTGACTTCGAGACATATCCATTGGCCTAA